In the Mycolicibacterium thermoresistibile genome, one interval contains:
- a CDS encoding SIMPL domain-containing protein, translated as MPDVGRVHAIVRRAAATAAAAAMAAVAAAGCDATAGPTGSGDGGARQVTVVGSGEVEGTPDTLTVNVAMEFIAPDVTGAMNQTNERQRAVIDALLEVGVDRSDVTTTQVSLQPQFDNTEIVGYRSTNTIDVKIRRLDRASDALALIVETGGDATRINSVNYSIDDNSQLVRDARARAFEDARDRAQQYARLSGLELGEVVSITESPGSRPPTPLPGPMRAEAAAVPLEPGQQTVSFSVEVVWELH; from the coding sequence GTGCACGCGATTGTCCGACGCGCGGCCGCCACCGCGGCCGCAGCCGCGATGGCCGCGGTGGCGGCGGCGGGGTGTGACGCCACCGCGGGTCCCACCGGCTCCGGTGACGGCGGCGCCCGCCAGGTGACCGTCGTCGGTTCCGGGGAGGTGGAGGGCACCCCGGACACGCTGACCGTCAACGTGGCGATGGAGTTCATCGCACCGGATGTGACCGGGGCGATGAACCAGACCAACGAACGGCAGCGGGCGGTCATCGACGCCCTGCTCGAGGTAGGCGTCGACCGCTCCGACGTGACCACCACCCAGGTCAGCCTGCAACCGCAGTTCGACAACACCGAGATCGTCGGTTACCGGTCCACCAACACCATCGACGTCAAGATCCGCAGACTCGACCGGGCCTCCGATGCGTTGGCGCTGATCGTGGAGACCGGCGGTGACGCCACCCGGATCAACTCGGTGAACTATTCGATCGACGACAACTCGCAGCTGGTGCGCGACGCCCGGGCCCGCGCGTTCGAGGATGCCCGCGACCGCGCCCAGCAGTACGCGCGGCTGTCCGGTCTGGAGCTCGGTGAGGTGGTGTCGATCACCGAGTCGCCGGGCAGCCGGCCACCGACCCCGCTGCCGGGACCGATGCGCGCCGAAGCCGCCGCGGTGCCGCTGGAGCCGGGTCAGCAGACCGTCAGTTTCTCCGTCGAGGTGGTCTGGGAGCTGCACTGA